A genome region from Trichosurus vulpecula isolate mTriVul1 chromosome 5, mTriVul1.pri, whole genome shotgun sequence includes the following:
- the LOC118851731 gene encoding rab GDP dissociation inhibitor alpha-like — translation MEGEYDVIVLGTGLKECILSGIMSVNGKKVLHLDRNSYYGGESASITPLEDLYKRFEMNEGPPDSMGRGRDWNVDLIPKFLLASGQLMSMLMYTEVTNYLEFKVVEGSFVYKGGELYRVPSTEAEALASSLVSMFEKNHFRKFLRFVTAFHEDEPSTFEGIDLETTTMRDLYKKFDLGQDVINLVGHVLALHQTDDYLDQLCLQTIKRIKLYSRSLAQYGQSPYLYPLYGLGELPQGFARWSAIYGGIYMLNKHLDDIIMENGKVVGVKSEGKVAHCKQLICDPSYVPDRVQKTGQVIRVICILSHPIGNTDNVSSCQIIIPQNQVNRKSDIYVCMISYAHNVAAQGKYIAIASTTVETAEPEKEMELALRLLEPIDQKFVAISDLYEPTDNGLESQVFCSRSYDASTDFETTCDDIKDIYKCMTGTDFSLENLKRRENDVFGGDGQ, via the coding sequence ATGGAAGGGGAGTACGATGTGATCGTGCTGGGCACGGGCCTCAAGGAGTGCATCCTCTCTGGCATCATGTCTGTGAACGGGAAGAAGGTGTTGCACTTGGATCGGAACTCTTACTATGGAGGGGAAAGCGCCTCCATCACGCCGCTGGAAGACTTGTACAAACGGTTCGAGATGAACGAGGGGCCTCCGGACAGCATGGGCAGGGGCCGAGACTGGAACGTTGACTTGATCCCCAAATTCCTCCTGGCCAGTGGCCAGTTGATGAGTATGTTGATGTACACAGAAGTGACCAATTACCTAGAATTTAAAGTGGTGGAAGGCAGCTTTGTCTACAAGGGGGGAGAGCTCTATAGGGTGCCATCCACGGAGGCTGAGGCCTTGGCCTCCAGCCTGGTCAGCATGTttgagaaaaatcattttagaaaGTTCCTGAGGTTTGTCACAGCCTTCCATGAGGATGAACCCAGCACCTTTGAGGGTATTGACCTTGAGACCACAACCATGAGAGATTTGTATAAGAAGTTTGACTTGGGCCAAGATGTTATCAACTTGGTTGGCCATGTTCTGGCACTCCACCAGACTGATGACTACTTGGACCAGCTCTGCCTCCAGACCATCAAACGCATCAAACTCTACAGCAGGTCCCTTGCCCAATACGGGCAGAGCCCATACCTGTACCCTCTGTATGGCCTGGGAGAGCTGCCTCAGGGATTTGCAAGATGGAGCGCCATCTATGGTGGGATATACATGCTGAACAAGCATTTGGATGACATCATCATGGAGAATGGAAAAGTGGTGGGGGTAAAGTCCGAGGGGAAGGTGGCTCATTGCAAGCAGCTGATCTGCGACCCCAGCTATGTCCCTGACAGGGTGCAAAAGACGGGGCAGGTCATCCGAGTCATCTGTATCCTCAGCCACCCCATCGGGAACACGGATAATGTCAGCTCCTGCCAAATCATCATTCCCCAGAATCAGGTCAACAGGAAATCAGATATCTATGTGTGCATGATCTCCTATGCCCATAACGTGGCTGCCCAGGGAAAGTATATTGCTATTGCCAGCACCACGGTGGAGACAGCAGAGCCTGAGAAGGAGATGGAGCTAGCTCTGAGGCTGTTGGAACCTATAGATCAAAAGTTTGTGGCCATCAGTGACTTGTATGAGCCGACAGACAATGGGTTGGAAAGCCAGGTATTCTGTTCCCGTTCTTACGATGCCAGCACTGACTTTGAGACAACCTGCGATGATATCAAAGATATTTACAAGTGCATGACTGGGACAGACTTCAGTCTTGAAAACTTGAAGCGCAGAGAGAACGATGTCTTTGGAGGGGATGGTCAGTGA